Sequence from the Macaca thibetana thibetana isolate TM-01 chromosome 20, ASM2454274v1, whole genome shotgun sequence genome:
GAAAACATGATGCTACTGAACTATTGTGTCCACTAGGCTGTCCTGGTTGGGGGAGAAGATGGAGAAAGATAGTAGGATTGCCTTAACCCCTGACAGTAGGAGTTGAATTTTTCTAAAGAGGAATGAGGGTTTAGACTGCAGGGCTTCAAAATCATGGTTTTTATCAAGGAGTAGGTGACTAGTAAATAACAAAGATAATTAGAATTAGCAATGGGGGCCATTTTTGAAGACATCATGGGAAGaacttggtctttttttttttctcctgaactCAATAAACAATTACATTAAGATAGGGTTTCAAGTTTCATTTATACTGTAATTTCTTTTAGATTTCCCTTAAGCACCAATAAAGACTATTTCTCATAGGCAGTCTTTCTCCAGTTGTGTACTGAGGAACTGGGAACAAGGCTTTAAAATGATGGCACTGAGCTGACCTCAGAAAGATCCGTGATCCTGGAGCTCCAGGCTAACATGGGTCAAGGTTATCAGACACAGAGAGAGTTGTAAAAGATGACCTGGGTCCTGATGATGGTGGAGACGGTGGAGATGGTGGAGGTTGATCCTTGGGGATGAGAGAAGAAAGTTAGTTAACAAGTGGCACCCAAATTTACAGGAATGAgtgggatttttttattttttattttttttgagatgatgtttcgctcttgttgcccaggctggagtgcagtgacgcgatctcagctcactgcaacctccgcctcctgggttcaagcgattctcttgcctcagcctcctgagtagctgggattacaggcatgcacaaccacgcccggctaatttttggtatttgtagtagagatggggtttctccatgttggtcaggctggtcttgaactcccaacctcaagtgatctgcccgtctcagcctcccaaagtgctgggattacaagcatgagacacggcgcctggccctttttttgttttttgagacagtttcgctcttgttgctcaggctggggtgcaatggtacaatctcagttcaccacaacctctgcctcctggattcaagcgattctcttgtctcagcctcccgagtagctagaattacatgcacctgccaccacacccagctggtttttgtattttcagtagagacaggattttaccatgttggccaggctggtctcaaactcctgacctcaggcgatccacccgcctcagcctcccaaagtgctgtaattacagtcgtgagacaccgcgcccacccaaaaggtattttaaaaaggatatgtGGAATTCTATGGTGAGAGAGGCTGCGCTGAAATGTTCTGATCAGGCTGTGTCCTTAGTAAGGAGTTCGAATTTCATTTTGCAACCAAAGTTGCATCTGTTGTTTCTGAACAGCTGTAAATTCTAATCAGTCTATGTTCAGAAAGATGATTCAAAAATCAGTACTTAGGGAGGGCAAGTCCAAGATGAAGTCATTAAAATATAAGAGTAAGAAAAGCTGGTTTCTAAAAAAGGGAGATTGTTATTTCCTATGTCCTATTTTTGAAAGTTGtttttaattactaaaataaaaatttaaaaattatcaacttAGATAAGCTATCAGGGTTGGGGAAGGTGTATGTCTCATGTATCTAGATTTTACCAAAGGATACCTGTTTGTGatgttagaaaacagaaaaatagaaaaacaatctgtATGAACTTTGCGTTGATGTGTAAGGAAGAGCCATGCATTTCATCCGTTATCAACATCGAACTGCATAGTTGCATCAACTGGTAtcatgaaaagaaatacattagtATGGTTAAAGAACGAGGCTTTCTTATACCACTGGaggatgtgtgcatgtgtgtttgtgtgtgcacgtgtatgtgtgtgtgtgtgagagatcaCATCTCCACCAAATTCATCTTTCCACgggatttaaaaaatctaaatacagTAGCAACGTTAATTTTATTATCAGACAGAACACCCTTTCCCAATAATTGCTCTGCAAGAATTAAATGCTAGATCAGCAAACTTCTATTCAGTCGATTTGCTATTATGCAAGATTATGCAATTTCTGTTAAGTGGTTCCCAGAGGCTTACAAAACAGGTTAACTTAGTCCTGAATGTAGATTAATTTCTTTATGTTTCCCAGCCTCATTAGCCTTTTTAGTGTAGAACATGATTAGTTCgcctaatatttttatatgatttaaatatcaagaaaattaACTTTCAGAAAATGCTAatgcatttcatatattttaggaATTATAGCAATAGAGGTTTTGATATTGACATTTGccattttttgttctttcaccTACAAACCTACTTtgatacgtgtgtatatatgtatacacacatatatacacaaatatatatacacacatacatatataggcatctatacatatacatattcgTATAATTGCTGATGACATGTAGGAAAGATTATTTCATGTTGCTATGGAAGAGTTTCTCCTGTGAATAAAGGATATttgtttaaggaaataaaaaagactacAAATGTGGCAGCGGTGTTCAGTTGGAGTATCCTGTTAAATAACACGGGTGCTTTATTTGGACTGTGCTTTCTTGTATATGGTTCTTTAAGAATATGAGAATTTAGTAACATCAGCTAGCCCAGGAGCAATGCTATTAACCTGGATGGTCAGAGCAGTTGCAGACCTGGGAGCAGTTAATCAACTAATGGCTATTTCTGTAGAGAGAAGCTATCTAGTGAGGACATATGAGTTGTACAACACAGGTGGTCAGCATCATGACTCCTCCACTCCAGAACTAAAATCCCTTTCTCTGTGTTCCCTTGCTGCCTGTCTGCATCTACCTTTTCTCCTCCTGTGCCAATTCTCTACCGTCCACCATCAATTTACTAAATATATTGTTTACAAAGTGACCAAATATAACCATAGAGGATGTTTATGaagaagacaattttttaaaatatgttttactcATATTGATGATTCATAGTGAAGActggtttttaaaacattataatgcattttcattacttacatattttatagttttgtttaagTATAAGAAACCATAATAAGTATAAATAATGACTCCGAATCTCACCACCTAGAGAAACTCAGGAGTCACCCTTTCTCTAGGTGGCATGACCTTAGACTTCCACCAACAAGGTAAAggatattataaaacattttcagaagcCCCTTCTGAAATGGGAAAAATGgtgtttcattgttgttttaatttgtacaGTTGTTTTGGTGGGgggtcagagtctcactctgtcacccaggttagagtacagtggtgtgatcatgactcattgcagcctcaacctcttggggttcaagcaatccttccagctcagcctcccaagtagctgagactacaggcacatggcaccatgtgagttaatttttcgtagagacagggtcttactttgttgtccaggctggtctagaactcatGGGCACAggccatcttcccaccttggcctcccaaattgctgggattacaggcgtgagccaccatgcctggccttaatttgTATCAATTTAATTGGTGTTCTCTATTCTTATGTATTGCCCATGGCTAAAAGTGCTTATCGTGTCTAATTTgtgcttttaaatatgtttgtggGATAGCTACATTTACATGCAACCCTCAGGATATGGGATAATTgtttatatatgtaacaaacttttAATAGCTTATTCTTAACAATAATCGGTAAAATCTGAGAAAATGAATTGTATCACTCATATTTGTTATTCGtgaaaacactgttttagatttcCTTACCAACTTCTGGAATGAAGCTATAGTCCGTCAATCTGTTACAAACTAGACCAGTGGTTGTCGAAGTGAGGTTCGCCAGACCAGCATGATGAGATCAACTGGGAACTTAAAATGCGAATTCTGGGGTCCTACCCAACTACAAATCGGAATCTGGGGGGTGAgacccagaaatctgtgttttattaAGCCCTCCAGTCAATTCTGATGTACCGGGTGGAAGTCTGACAACATTTGGAGTAAACCAACAATAAGAAACCTCATGTGAAAAGCTACTTAAGAGACTTTCTCAACCCCAACTGCAACGTCAAtgtgcacattttcttttcttttcttcagcgTCCAAAATCGTTTTAATAAGACAGTAGGATCCAGGGTTAGTTTCTGCAGCCTCAGCTGGCCTGTGCGCATCTGGCGCGCTCGAACTTCCGGCCCTTGGAGCGGACGTAGGGTTTGGCGTGGCTGGGCGGGGTTCCCGGGGCCTTGCTGAAATGCAGGTTCATCTTTCGGCCCTTGCGAGGACCGGAGAGCAGGACGGTGCCGCAGCCCTTGGGGGAGTCCAGGGCCAGCTGGTCGAAAGCGAAGATTTTGCCCCCGGCCCTGATGATGCGGCtgcaggccaggctggtcacacGCAGCGCACACACCTTCAGTTTGGGCACCTCCTGAACCCGCACGTCATCCGTTATGGTCCCCACAACTATGGCCGTTTTGTTTTCCCAGCCAGGAAGCTTCATTTTCCAGATCATCCGGGAAAGGGACAGAGGTGGTCGGTTGGTAGGACTCATAAACAACCTCTTCAGCACAACCTGGTTGAATGTGGAGTTGGTTCGTCTGACCGGAAACCTGTACAGCTTGACCCACAGCTTGACACAGGATATCAGGTAGATATCCTGGCTCTTGGGCTCCTGGCGCCGAACCTTTTGGTCCTTGCTGTGGCGGATGTCAACTCCCATGATGGCGTCTCCTGCGCGGCCAGGTACGGAAAGGCAGAACGGCCAATGTGCACATTTCCTATTAAGAcatcttcctctccctttctctccctttcttttctcctccctcttgCAGAAATTCCATCcatttgtgtctttattttttaatctttcccaGATAATAGCTTCACTAATGCATTGCTACATGTGGAGAATCTATTAACTTTTAAGATAAAAAGTTCGTTTGCTAAATTCTCCCCATATGTTCAAACTCATAAAGTACTTGTTCTGATTGCTAtgatacaaacaaaaaacatattacTCAATTTGGCATAATTTTAGGAACACTTTTGTGGTCCGGCATTAGCACCGATTTTTGAACGTGCTTTATTAAATTCAAAATCTTGTACAATACATGTCATTGTGGTAGTTACAGTGTATATCAAGATTTTTAGGTTAAAATCTTAAGCATATTTGTTCCTAAACGCAGTAAAAGGAATAAGAGCActattaatattactattatgATTAAAATTGTTCATGTTAATATCGTCATATGCCTTATGTCATTCAATCCTCATAATAATTCTATGAGGTAGGACCCACTGTTATTCTTGTTTTGCTGAAGTATTCATAAGTCTGCTGAAATATATACTACAAAATAGGACTGAAAAAAAACCCactcaaatttaaaatttattaaattgttaACTATTAAATTCTACTCATCACAACAGATTCCAGATAGACATTAGATAAACCTAAAGGCTTCCAGTGAAGTAAAGTATTATTAAACACTTTTcatatttcagttttataaaattcCTATGTAATCTAACGTTGtactatataaaatgttttttaatagatttgtattttaaaaggttttaatataattttttttctatttcaataattatttggAAAGGTAATTTATGTCCTAAAAAATTGTAACTATGGTGTTGTGAATTTGGGCATCTTCCAGGCTAGGGAGTTTTTGGACAATTCATAGCAGTTCTCTCTTTTTACTGCATCCAGTCCAACtcgtgattttttaaatgttgagagGGTTGTACGTTCATGGCTTCAACGAATGGTACCatacttaaagtacaataaagaataagaaaatgaagcCCATTCTCCCCAAAATTAATTCACTATGGTTCTATTGAAGGTGATCAGAATTCAAAAAGAATGCAAGAACATACTGCCTACTTAAGTGTTACTTaacaaactactttttttttttttttcttttttgagacagagtcttactctgtcacccagacaggagtgcagtggtgaaatctcagctcactgcaacttctgcctcctgggttcaagcgatccacttgcctcaggctcccaaagtactggaattacaggtgtgaaccaccgcacctgtccTGAACTACTCATTTAGAAGTATTAAGGAACTATATTTACTTTTGCTGTAGAGTCTCAACTATTCAAAaagcaatgtgaaaaaaaaatcaaaatcacttaTTTTCCCATTTGCAAAAAAGTAACTAAATGGGATCTTTAGTATAAAGACACATTTagtaaaaacaaatgagagaTGATACTTCCCACCCAACTGGattttttggaattaaaaaattgAGTTGGTTTGAACACAAATAAACTAAGACATCACGGTTTCTATAAGCGGTTACAGAATAGAGAGAAAACGTAAGACATATGATATCATATTTTACGGGTGATTTCATCAATTTGTGTAAGTAGTAGCACTCTAATGACAAAAAAGGAGATAGAACATAATGATTCCACAGAATAAATGGACATGATCGTGTGATTCTAGGCTGATGAGACCTGACTTTCCTCGCAGAATCAATATGCACAATTTTATTCGTAAGGAATATATTCCATTACATTCAGAgaagtattatttataaaatgaaattctttacAAATGTCATGAGAGATAAGGCATGTGCGAGGTTAAGGGGCAGTTCGatttgtaaatttttgcctaCTCAAAATTTACCCCAGTTGTGGCTTTGGGGCATTCCCCAGTGGGTTAACTGTTGAGACCAATATAGCTGCCAGAGGGCCACACCTCCCTCCTTGACTCTAGCAGTATGTGGGCATGCATCTAATGTTTGGCTGACTGCCTGTTCCACTCTCAGGCCTGGTGCTACTGAGCAAAGATAAGGGGACACCGAAGTCCACATTCTTGGCTCCTCAGAGCTGCGTTGAATTCTGTGCATCTTCTAACCTAAGTCCTTGGAAATCCCTTGGAGTTGACATTATCTTTCTACTATATTTCCATATTGCTTATGGTCACCAGCATCAGTTTCTTTTGCTTGTAACCAAGAcctcttattttgaaaaatattttgcacatATTTATTAAGGTTTTTACTATAGTTTTAGTAATGTGCAGATGTTGCCATTTTATTTACTAAGAAAAATCATGGCTTATGCTTCCAAAAATTTACAATCTCCAGACGGAGCTGAATCCGTATGGGAAGTGCTACatatatcataataaaataatgagtgtTAATATACATGTTAAGAAACCAAAAGATAATATAGAATTTCAGGGCATCTCCACAAAGAGTTTTTCACATATGGTGGCCCTACTCTTACTGGGAAAGCTTGCAAAACAAtgatgtgtgtgcatttgtgtgtaattgtttttaaaataaaggtatatATAACTTTCTTGAAGCCAACcaatccagaattttttttttaaacatgtactGCTGTCTCCAGGTgacaaatataatttgaaaagaagCTCTAAGATCAGGATTCAGTGACTAATttctgcaataaaaatgaaatccatcCATCTTTTCTCCTGTATTTCAATATCTGATAACAATTTTTCATTCTAAATACTAACCAAGTCTTTTCAAGCTTCTAAAAGACTGGAAAGTTAATCTTCCACATGTGCTGATGAGCAATTGCAAAGATTAGTTTACATAATCTATGTTCCTGCTTGCAGAAGCATAACTTTCTATTTAATACAATGAAACAGGTATTTTTaaggcatttttttcctttataaaatctGAACTTAACACATACCCTGTGTGAATATAGAATAAAAGCAATTGTTTGTTTCTGCAAATTTCACCTGAAGTAGAAGTTTTAACTGCCAACTTTGAATCCAGGATCAATAGTGAAACATGGTTGCAGGCTCACTAATATTAAGATTTCTGGCATTTAAAACTTTCAAAGAAACAATAATTTCATAGTCTTTTAGGGAGCTGAGTAGAAGGAATAATATAGGAACTTTTTGGATTTGGTAATGTTTAATCTATAACTAAATTGGAAACTATATCATGTCTTCTCCAAAATAACATATCTTATTCCTTAATaggaataagaaaacatttttatattgaaagTGATATCTAGGAATAGATAAAGTAGATACGGAAGTGTTCAGGTATTTTAAAAGTACTATTTTTTCATAATGTAAAAAGTTTGCAGATTTAGAGGTGGATAAAACTCAAATGCAAAACTATCTGCAAATCACCTAGAATTACTACCTGGGTAAAACTTGTTCGCATTCCCCACCAATGTAGAGACTAAGTCTCTGTGAAGAAATGAATGGATATTTTGAATAGGAGatgggtgatttaaaaaaaaaagtccccccATTGATTAGGGCAACCTTGCTGTGGAAAGAAGTGGCACTGAAGTGAACCTTAGAACATCCTGAAATATTAGGTACCTGGGCAGCATAGGAGGTTTTGTGA
This genomic interval carries:
- the LOC126943763 gene encoding 60S ribosomal protein L18-like, with product MGVDIRHSKDQKVRRQEPKSQDIYLISCVKLWVKLYRFPVRRTNSTFNQVVLKRLFMSPTNRPPLSLSRMIWKMKLPGWENKTAIVVGTITDDVRVQEVPKLKVCALRVTSLACSRIIRAGGKIFAFDQLALDSPKGCGTVLLSGPRKGRKMNLHFSKAPGTPPSHAKPYVRSKGRKFERARCAQAS